A genomic window from Candidatus Poribacteria bacterium includes:
- a CDS encoding NAD(P)H-quinone oxidoreductase, with amino-acid sequence MKAIVRTGDGGPEVLQLGDAPSPEPTETQVLVDVHATALNRADMIQRRGGYPPPPGESEILGLEIAGTVARMGSAVKGMAEGNRVFGLVGGGGYAEQAVIDYRMAMPIPDDWTFEQAAAVPEVFFTANENIFTLGKLSAGETILIHAGGSGVGSAGVQISHHAGATVFVTAGTSEKIDNCKALGAAEGINYKEKDFVPEIGRLTDERGVDVVLDFIGAPYFERNLSILKTKGRLLQVGLIGGTTTEINLSTVMRNRLQIIGSVMRPQSIDEKIAITQRFMERWLPELTRGTLQPVIDTVFPLAQAQQAHEYMEANLNFGKILLKVR; translated from the coding sequence GTGAAAGCTATTGTTAGAACAGGCGATGGCGGACCAGAAGTCTTACAATTGGGCGACGCACCGTCACCAGAACCAACAGAAACCCAAGTCTTGGTGGATGTTCATGCCACCGCTTTAAATCGAGCCGATATGATTCAACGACGAGGCGGATATCCGCCGCCACCGGGTGAATCTGAGATACTGGGTTTAGAAATCGCTGGCACCGTTGCAAGGATGGGCAGTGCCGTGAAGGGGATGGCTGAAGGCAACCGCGTTTTCGGGCTCGTCGGTGGTGGCGGTTACGCCGAGCAAGCCGTCATTGATTACCGCATGGCGATGCCGATTCCTGACGACTGGACTTTTGAACAAGCCGCCGCGGTGCCTGAAGTATTCTTTACTGCCAACGAAAATATCTTTACTTTAGGCAAATTGTCGGCTGGTGAAACAATTTTGATCCATGCAGGTGGTAGTGGTGTTGGCAGTGCCGGAGTCCAAATCTCGCATCATGCTGGTGCGACTGTCTTTGTCACTGCAGGAACATCCGAGAAAATAGATAATTGCAAGGCACTCGGTGCAGCAGAGGGTATTAACTATAAAGAAAAGGACTTCGTTCCTGAAATTGGACGTTTGACAGATGAACGAGGCGTAGATGTGGTTTTAGACTTTATCGGAGCTCCCTATTTTGAGCGGAACCTCTCTATACTTAAAACAAAGGGTAGACTCTTGCAAGTCGGGTTAATCGGTGGCACAACCACAGAAATTAACCTTAGCACAGTGATGCGCAATCGTCTCCAAATTATAGGTTCGGTTATGCGTCCACAATCCATTGATGAAAAGATCGCTATCACACAGCGTTTTATGGAGCGGTGGTTACCTGAGTTAACGCGCGGTACGCTTCAGCCGGTTATCGACACTGTTTTCCCATTAGCACAAGCACAGCAGGCACATGAATATATGGAAGCCAATCTCAACTTTGGTAAAATTTTGTTGAAGGTGAGGTAG
- a CDS encoding tetratricopeptide repeat protein, protein MRYLNALTILILIVASFSLQPNLQAQTEGETPELVILPDADAGLNADMIRASELYADLMWAVYCRTNGYNIPKSKIAYDVLIDSLESDKDLARLTENKLLSERDLSFIYTERASLRYSRLQDFTGAEEDIETAIRLNPENVTAIWILAQIVTIRFDYMERNGNKEVTDILQEKMFATLKRVVELDTDHEDAYRVLGSMARKIGDIELAITSFKALTRIVSHESQYHKELAELYEIQNRFAEAVQSYERVVTIRPELTPELTGLRNHIGQLYLQTGDYPAAIKAFRYILTSFEDSQDSLSAKTESDNTKVPATYNIDVAEIDAHRGIGLAYQLQNDFEQSEFHITRAITLMEEKVKRTRSGFRVRSRERIRLARDLQNARYALGQIYIQHNVPQKAIETLAKILADDDENVSALSSIGIAYQMQGDVKRAEIHLRRAIELSSKDELPDAYNALGYLYAEQGIKLDEAETLVRRALESAPKSGAYLDSLGLIYLKQGKLDAAIENLEQAIRYLPDTPEILLHLVEAYLEKGLKQKALQTLEQAIQLEPDNAELLQKLEAVKPR, encoded by the coding sequence ATGAGATACCTTAATGCACTCACGATCCTTATTTTAATCGTAGCATCTTTCTCGCTACAGCCTAATTTGCAAGCCCAAACCGAAGGTGAAACCCCTGAATTGGTAATACTCCCTGATGCAGATGCAGGACTGAATGCTGATATGATCCGCGCATCAGAACTCTACGCGGACCTAATGTGGGCAGTTTATTGCAGAACGAATGGCTATAACATCCCAAAAAGCAAAATCGCCTACGATGTATTAATCGATAGTTTGGAATCTGACAAGGACCTCGCTAGGCTCACAGAGAATAAACTCTTATCTGAACGTGATTTAAGTTTCATTTATACAGAGCGTGCCTCACTCCGATATTCCAGGTTGCAGGACTTCACAGGTGCTGAAGAAGATATCGAAACAGCCATCAGATTGAACCCTGAAAATGTAACAGCAATATGGATTCTTGCCCAAATAGTGACAATCCGATTCGATTACATGGAACGAAACGGAAACAAGGAGGTAACTGACATATTACAAGAGAAAATGTTCGCTACCTTAAAACGTGTGGTTGAATTGGATACCGATCACGAAGATGCATATCGCGTCCTTGGCAGCATGGCACGCAAAATCGGCGATATTGAACTTGCAATTACGTCTTTCAAGGCACTTACGCGTATTGTGTCTCATGAGTCCCAATACCATAAGGAACTCGCTGAACTCTATGAGATACAGAACCGATTTGCCGAAGCTGTACAGTCCTATGAAAGAGTCGTGACCATACGCCCCGAGCTGACACCCGAACTGACGGGGCTCCGAAACCATATTGGACAACTTTACCTTCAAACAGGCGATTATCCGGCAGCTATAAAGGCTTTTCGCTATATTTTAACGTCGTTTGAGGATTCCCAAGACAGTCTATCAGCAAAAACAGAAAGCGACAACACAAAGGTTCCTGCCACGTATAATATTGATGTCGCTGAAATTGACGCGCACCGCGGTATCGGCCTTGCATATCAGTTGCAGAATGACTTTGAGCAATCCGAATTTCATATCACGCGTGCGATTACTTTGATGGAAGAAAAGGTAAAACGGACTCGCAGCGGTTTCCGCGTGAGAAGTCGGGAACGCATCAGGTTGGCGAGAGATCTCCAAAACGCACGCTACGCGCTCGGACAGATTTATATCCAGCACAACGTCCCTCAGAAAGCTATAGAAACCCTCGCCAAGATTCTGGCTGATGATGACGAAAATGTCTCCGCACTTTCCAGCATCGGAATAGCTTATCAAATGCAAGGCGACGTGAAGCGTGCAGAAATCCATCTACGTAGAGCGATTGAGTTGTCTTCCAAAGACGAATTACCGGATGCATATAACGCATTAGGATACCTCTACGCGGAACAGGGAATCAAGTTGGATGAAGCAGAAACCTTGGTCCGCCGGGCACTTGAAAGCGCGCCGAAATCCGGAGCGTATCTTGATAGTTTGGGACTTATCTATCTCAAGCAGGGGAAACTGGATGCCGCTATAGAAAATTTGGAGCAAGCCATCCGTTATCTACCTGACACACCTGAGATTCTCTTGCATCTTGTTGAGGCTTACCTCGAAAAGGGATTGAAGCAGAAGGCGTTGCAGACTTTGGAGCAAGCCATCCAACTTGAACCAGATAACGCTGAACTTCTCCAAAAACTTGAGGCTGTTAAACCCCGATAA
- a CDS encoding DNA gyrase subunit A: MENIQERNIENELQTSYLTYAMSVNTNRAIPDVRDGLKPSTRRIVYAMGEINLTANRPYDKCAAVVGEVMKNYHPHGDGPIYGTLVGLAQPFNIRYPLVDGQGNFGSIDDDPPGAMRYTECRLTVIAGEMLTDIDKQVVDFQPNYKDSLEEPTVLPGLLPNLLVNGTTGIGVGYLTRIPPHNLSEVVDALLCKLTDPDADVETLMEHIVGPDFPTAGVIVGTNGIRQMYTTGRGSVTIRAKAVIERVSIRGAEREQIIITEIPYQIKKNQLLERMYQLVVNKTIDGIQDIRDESDTEIRIVIVLKRGEIAQVILNQLYKHTQMQTNFSASLLCLVEGLPKILTLEEILRHYLAHRRDVVRRRTQFELARAERRNHILEGYLLALQNLEAIIELVQTAESPQTAEQELRDTYQLSEDQAREILTMTLRQLTGLERQRLHDEYTELLDHIAEFRAILANEALVTDIIRTELETLKEKYGDERCTEITNEVKEFEIEDLIADEEMVVTLSHAGYIKRLPMDTYRKQHRGGVGIRGAAAKDGDFLEHIFVATAHQNILFFTDWGKCYTLKVHQIAEASRQSAGRAVVNLLRLSQDENITAYVPVSSKAANEKIEATDTNEITIDELETADADGIAETDDIGEVTTNEFVFMATQQGIVKKTKLASFENTISSGIIAVNLNDGDKLIGAQVTNGNSDIILVTHKGVAIRFSEKDVRPLGRNTRGVRGIELGADDFVAQMVIVNGEPGGEETEDVVGARSPHPYTGEDDTLLIVTENGYGKRTAVSAYRSQKRGGKGIIAIGKSKRNGAVVAAKRVADIDELVLISSSGYVTRTAVGDIRRIGRNTQGVRIMALQADETLVDAAKIELSSTLLAEELDFQE; the protein is encoded by the coding sequence GAAAAATTATCATCCACACGGTGATGGTCCTATCTACGGTACGCTTGTTGGTTTAGCGCAGCCGTTTAATATACGTTATCCATTGGTAGATGGACAAGGGAACTTTGGAAGTATTGACGACGACCCACCGGGGGCGATGCGTTACACGGAATGCCGTCTTACTGTTATTGCAGGTGAGATGCTCACGGACATTGATAAGCAAGTCGTTGACTTCCAACCCAACTACAAGGACTCTCTTGAAGAACCAACTGTTCTTCCTGGACTCTTACCCAACTTGCTTGTCAACGGCACCACGGGCATTGGTGTAGGTTATCTTACGCGCATACCGCCACACAACCTCAGCGAGGTTGTTGATGCCCTACTTTGCAAGCTCACAGACCCTGATGCTGATGTAGAAACACTCATGGAACACATCGTTGGTCCAGACTTTCCTACTGCTGGCGTTATCGTTGGCACCAATGGTATCAGGCAAATGTATACTACCGGTAGAGGCAGTGTCACCATCCGAGCCAAGGCTGTTATAGAAAGAGTTTCCATTCGTGGAGCAGAACGGGAGCAGATAATCATAACAGAAATTCCGTATCAAATAAAAAAGAATCAGCTGTTGGAGCGGATGTATCAATTAGTTGTCAACAAAACCATTGATGGAATCCAGGATATCCGAGATGAATCAGACACAGAGATCCGCATTGTTATCGTCCTCAAACGCGGCGAAATTGCACAAGTTATCCTGAATCAGTTGTATAAACACACGCAGATGCAGACAAACTTCAGCGCGAGTCTTCTCTGTCTTGTAGAAGGGCTTCCAAAGATTCTGACGCTTGAAGAGATCCTCAGGCACTACCTTGCACATCGGAGGGATGTCGTCCGGCGGCGTACACAATTTGAACTTGCACGTGCAGAACGTAGAAATCACATCTTAGAAGGGTATCTCTTAGCACTGCAAAACCTTGAGGCAATCATAGAACTCGTTCAAACAGCAGAATCACCGCAAACAGCAGAGCAGGAATTGCGAGACACCTATCAGCTGAGCGAAGATCAGGCAAGAGAAATACTTACGATGACACTTCGGCAGTTGACAGGACTCGAGCGGCAGCGCCTTCATGATGAATATACGGAGCTTCTTGATCATATCGCGGAGTTTCGCGCTATCCTTGCCAACGAGGCATTGGTAACGGATATCATCCGAACAGAACTCGAAACCCTGAAAGAAAAATACGGGGACGAACGCTGCACAGAAATTACGAATGAAGTTAAGGAATTTGAAATCGAAGATCTCATTGCCGATGAAGAAATGGTAGTCACGCTGTCCCACGCTGGTTATATTAAACGGTTACCCATGGACACTTACCGCAAACAGCACCGCGGCGGTGTTGGAATCAGAGGGGCTGCGGCAAAGGATGGTGATTTTTTAGAACATATTTTTGTTGCTACTGCTCATCAGAACATTCTGTTTTTCACAGATTGGGGCAAGTGTTACACACTGAAAGTCCATCAAATTGCAGAAGCCAGCCGTCAATCAGCCGGACGGGCAGTTGTCAACTTGCTTCGCTTATCGCAGGACGAGAACATCACGGCTTACGTTCCGGTCTCTTCCAAAGCCGCTAATGAAAAAATTGAAGCGACTGATACCAATGAAATCACGATAGATGAACTTGAGACGGCTGATGCCGATGGAATAGCGGAAACAGACGATATTGGCGAAGTTACGACGAATGAATTTGTTTTTATGGCGACACAACAAGGGATTGTCAAGAAAACAAAACTTGCCAGTTTTGAGAACACAATATCAAGTGGCATCATCGCTGTCAACCTTAATGATGGTGATAAACTCATTGGCGCACAAGTAACAAACGGGAATTCTGATATCATCCTTGTCACCCACAAAGGTGTTGCTATTCGGTTCAGTGAAAAAGATGTTAGACCTCTCGGACGCAATACGCGCGGCGTGCGCGGGATAGAACTTGGTGCCGATGACTTCGTCGCGCAAATGGTTATTGTTAATGGCGAACCGGGCGGAGAGGAAACGGAGGACGTAGTAGGGGCGAGGTCACCTCACCCCTACACCGGAGAAGACGATACCTTGTTGATTGTTACAGAAAATGGGTATGGCAAACGAACAGCTGTCTCCGCTTACCGTTCACAAAAACGCGGGGGAAAGGGTATCATTGCCATCGGGAAATCTAAGCGAAACGGGGCAGTCGTCGCTGCAAAGCGCGTCGCAGATATTGATGAGCTCGTTCTTATTAGTTCAAGCGGATATGTCACCCGGACCGCAGTCGGGGACATTCGGCGTATCGGACGAAACACACAAGGTGTACGGATTATGGCACTTCAAGCAGACGAGACGCTTGTTGATGCAGCCAAAATTGAGCTTTCATCCACTCTTCTCGCGGAAGAATTAGACTTCCAAGAATAG
- a CDS encoding DUF86 domain-containing protein, translated as MGKRNTKSPKRSVNRRFNPVRAKLESINECFDQLRHGLPANQEEYVQGDRITHSYVKSCFLMIIQRAVDINNVIIEFSGQTPPQQKHHSFRALHQNSAIDRETLDFFMRALDHYEKITNPYQELAPSELYDASRELLQYGEMYTQQLENFFVNFSPS; from the coding sequence ATGGGAAAAAGAAATACCAAAAGTCCGAAGAGATCTGTGAATCGGCGGTTCAATCCAGTGAGAGCGAAATTGGAATCGATAAATGAGTGCTTTGATCAATTGAGGCACGGGCTACCGGCGAATCAAGAAGAATACGTTCAGGGGGATAGGATTACACATTCTTATGTGAAAAGCTGCTTCCTCATGATTATTCAACGCGCTGTGGATATAAACAACGTTATCATCGAATTTAGTGGGCAGACACCGCCACAGCAAAAGCACCACAGTTTCCGTGCTTTACACCAAAACAGCGCGATCGATCGAGAAACATTAGATTTTTTCATGAGGGCTTTAGACCACTATGAAAAAATCACGAATCCTTATCAAGAACTCGCTCCGTCAGAACTGTACGATGCCTCGCGCGAACTTTTGCAGTATGGTGAAATGTACACCCAGCAACTTGAGAATTTCTTCGTGAATTTCTCGCCTTCATAG